Proteins encoded by one window of Tunturibacter psychrotolerans:
- a CDS encoding FUSC family protein, with protein MSTNAESHEGKVVSWWEQKNFAKQGVGALKTGLAAILCMWLGDMIGLIHSYWAAVSAIVVMGFDTTLTFASCRDRILGTAIGAFLGWLTCYIWHDHYVVYGLAVAVCIFVCSAFAFDKAGRLAAVTLSIIVLVSIDGSPGRAAIARFSEVGFGIVVALAVTMLVFPSRPEKAAIKASI; from the coding sequence ATGTCCACAAACGCGGAGTCTCATGAGGGGAAGGTTGTGAGCTGGTGGGAACAGAAGAACTTCGCTAAGCAGGGTGTGGGCGCGTTGAAGACGGGACTTGCTGCGATTCTCTGTATGTGGCTGGGCGATATGATTGGACTGATTCACAGCTATTGGGCCGCGGTTTCGGCCATCGTTGTGATGGGCTTTGATACCACACTCACGTTTGCTTCGTGCCGTGACCGTATTCTCGGGACTGCGATTGGTGCGTTCCTGGGGTGGCTTACCTGCTACATCTGGCACGACCACTACGTTGTCTATGGACTGGCTGTGGCTGTTTGCATCTTTGTCTGCAGCGCGTTTGCGTTTGATAAGGCCGGGCGGCTTGCTGCCGTGACACTTTCTATTATTGTTCTGGTCAGCATTGATGGCAGTCCGGGGCGGGCGGCAATCGCGAGATTTTCAGAGGTTGGGTTCGGGATTGTTGTTGCGCTTGCGGTGACGATGCTGGTGTTTCCGTCGCGCCCTGAAAAAGCAGCTATCAAAGCTTCGATTTAG
- a CDS encoding GNAT family N-acetyltransferase has protein sequence MDRPALDTPRLSLRPLELTDAAQVQPLFARWEIVKQLNAKVPWPFPDDGVHTFYRDSALPAIARGQEFHWMLRRKNDPEQRVIGSITLKLNGDKNRGFWIAREWQRLGLMTEAAAEVTRFWFQDLNQPVLRVIKARDNAASRAISLRQGMRIIAETEGDYVSGRLPSEQWELTFEDWRKMQHNNQTGTKSKL, from the coding sequence ATGGACAGACCGGCTCTCGACACACCGCGTCTGTCCTTACGTCCTTTAGAACTCACCGATGCCGCTCAGGTCCAACCTCTCTTCGCCCGCTGGGAGATCGTAAAGCAGCTCAACGCCAAAGTCCCATGGCCCTTTCCCGATGATGGTGTTCACACGTTCTACCGCGACTCCGCACTCCCGGCCATCGCACGCGGCCAAGAGTTCCACTGGATGCTCCGCCGCAAAAACGACCCAGAGCAAAGAGTCATCGGCTCCATCACTCTCAAGCTGAACGGAGACAAGAATCGCGGCTTCTGGATAGCGCGCGAGTGGCAGCGACTAGGCCTGATGACCGAGGCCGCCGCCGAAGTCACCAGATTCTGGTTCCAAGATCTAAATCAGCCGGTCCTGCGCGTAATAAAAGCTCGAGATAACGCGGCCTCACGCGCTATCTCACTCCGCCAGGGAATGCGCATCATCGCCGAAACCGAAGGCGACTACGTCTCAGGTCGTCTCCCCTCCGAGCAATGGGAGCTCACCTTTGAAGACTGGCGCAAGATGCAACACAATAACCAGACCGGAACTAAATCGAAGCTTTGA
- the trxB gene encoding thioredoxin-disulfide reductase yields MPENITHDTVILGSGCAGLTAAIYTGRANLKPLVLEGHEPGGQLSITTLVENFPGWPEGVQGPDLIENMKKQAVRFGAELRLAHLSSIDLSKRPFALNLGKETIHARTLIIASGASARWLNLPSEQALIGHGVTSCATCDGFFASGKEIAVIGGGDTAMEEALFLTRFATKVTIINRSEKFRASKIMLDRAIAHPKVKFLSSTVVEEVLGVEDKDVKGLRVKNKVSGEAYVLPVSFMFLAIGHIPNAEAFRGMIDLDSEGYIITRNNVFTTLNGEILPGIFACGDIQDRRYRQAITAAGSGCMAALEVEKYLEEHGR; encoded by the coding sequence ATGCCCGAAAACATCACGCACGACACTGTCATCCTCGGTTCCGGGTGCGCCGGACTCACCGCCGCCATCTACACTGGCCGCGCCAACCTCAAACCCCTCGTCCTCGAAGGGCACGAGCCCGGAGGCCAGCTCTCCATCACCACGCTGGTTGAAAACTTCCCCGGCTGGCCCGAGGGCGTCCAAGGCCCCGACCTCATCGAGAACATGAAGAAGCAGGCGGTCCGCTTCGGGGCAGAGCTGCGCCTCGCCCATCTCAGCTCCATCGATCTCTCCAAACGTCCCTTCGCCCTCAACCTAGGCAAAGAGACCATCCACGCCCGCACTCTCATCATCGCCTCGGGCGCCAGTGCACGCTGGTTGAATCTCCCCTCCGAGCAGGCCCTCATCGGCCACGGCGTCACCTCTTGCGCCACCTGCGACGGCTTCTTCGCCTCGGGCAAAGAGATCGCCGTCATCGGCGGCGGAGACACTGCCATGGAAGAGGCTCTCTTTCTCACCCGCTTCGCCACCAAGGTCACGATCATCAACCGCAGCGAAAAGTTCCGCGCCTCGAAGATCATGCTCGATCGCGCCATAGCTCATCCCAAGGTCAAGTTCCTCTCCAGCACCGTCGTCGAAGAGGTGCTCGGCGTAGAGGACAAGGACGTCAAGGGCCTCCGCGTCAAAAACAAGGTCTCTGGCGAAGCGTACGTCCTGCCCGTCTCCTTCATGTTCCTCGCCATCGGCCACATCCCCAACGCCGAAGCCTTCCGCGGCATGATCGACCTTGACTCCGAGGGCTACATCATCACTCGCAACAACGTCTTCACCACCCTCAACGGCGAAATCCTCCCCGGCATCTTCGCCTGCGGAGACATCCAGGACCGCCGTTACCGCCAGGCCATCACCGCCGCCGGTTCCGGCTGCATGGCCGCCCTCGAGGTCGAAAAATACCTCGAAGAACACGGCCGCTGA
- a CDS encoding allantoinase: protein MANLTLVYGMRLLPADEIASVGEAPVTLKNGNEAHVTLHVLEGSREEIEAQLRMSIDAFFDFYPEI, encoded by the coding sequence ATGGCAAATCTGACCTTAGTGTATGGAATGAGGCTGTTACCTGCGGATGAAATCGCATCGGTGGGCGAGGCGCCCGTAACCCTGAAGAACGGCAACGAGGCGCATGTGACGCTGCATGTGCTCGAAGGCAGCCGGGAGGAGATTGAGGCGCAGCTGCGAATGAGTATCGACGCGTTCTTTGACTTCTATCCGGAGATCTAG